One window of Streptomyces sp. NBC_00273 genomic DNA carries:
- a CDS encoding STAS domain-containing protein: MTLNVKERRNKTGTVLVATGEINSETSGSLLQALLPLVREGKPLKIDLTAVTYVSSAGLRTLLVVYREAQHAGVAVTLYGVSEEVRFVMSATGFLDFFETGEAVAAAAKAKAKAAR, translated from the coding sequence ATGACTCTCAACGTCAAGGAACGCCGGAACAAGACGGGCACCGTGCTCGTCGCCACCGGCGAGATCAACAGCGAGACATCCGGCTCGCTGCTCCAGGCGCTGCTGCCGCTGGTCCGCGAGGGCAAGCCGCTGAAGATCGACCTCACTGCGGTCACCTACGTCTCCAGCGCGGGCCTGCGCACCCTGCTCGTGGTCTACCGCGAGGCGCAGCACGCCGGCGTCGCCGTCACCCTCTACGGGGTGAGCGAGGAAGTCCGGTTCGTCATGTCGGCCACCGGGTTCCTCGACTTCTTCGAGACCGGCGAGGCCGTCGCCGCGGCCGCCAAGGCCAAGGCCAAGGCCGCGCGATGA
- a CDS encoding NADPH-dependent F420 reductase, which produces MRTGIIGTGRIGSVLARILVAAGHQVVLAGARGPQTLGPLVAELGPAASAAHPAEAADRAELLVLMVPFESVRGLLPPYAVQDKVLVDATNAFGGPGTPADLGGRGSSDLVAEWYPDAQVVKSLNTMHFETLAVAGTAPGERLAHFTAGDDAKSKEIVAGIITDLGFAPVDTGPLHSGGILQQPGGPLFNRPLTEAQALAWISH; this is translated from the coding sequence ATGCGGACAGGCATCATCGGCACCGGGCGGATCGGCTCGGTCCTGGCCAGGATCCTCGTGGCGGCAGGCCACCAGGTCGTCCTCGCGGGCGCCCGGGGCCCGCAGACCCTCGGCCCGCTCGTGGCCGAGCTGGGCCCGGCTGCCTCGGCGGCGCACCCCGCCGAGGCAGCCGACCGGGCCGAACTCCTGGTGCTGATGGTGCCCTTCGAAAGCGTCCGCGGGCTGCTCCCGCCGTACGCCGTGCAGGACAAGGTGCTCGTGGACGCCACGAACGCGTTCGGCGGCCCCGGCACCCCCGCAGACCTCGGCGGGCGCGGCTCCAGCGACCTGGTCGCCGAGTGGTACCCCGACGCCCAGGTCGTCAAATCCCTGAACACCATGCATTTCGAAACCCTCGCCGTCGCCGGCACCGCCCCCGGAGAGCGCCTGGCCCATTTCACCGCGGGCGACGACGCGAAATCGAAGGAAATCGTCGCGGGAATCATCACGGATCTGGGATTCGCGCCCGTGGACACCGGCCCGTTGCACTCCGGAGGAATTCTCCAACAGCCCGGCGGGCCCCTTTTCAACCGGCCGCTCACGGAAGCGCAGGCGCTGGCATGGATATCACACTGA
- a CDS encoding AGE family epimerase/isomerase, with product MADAVTFSFSDTIAGYVTRFDSGARLLRLKTSDGREFDVSLAGDPSAELVRNLDEPYIDASGHIDEMLSPGRFLFVYGVHYPERGGSFDAKRLVFLGRGSEDYRFEEPSWWIKQIESLADFYKRAQFGDGPVDFTEYRTEIRLGGDKTASHVQETDTISRLVYGMASAYLLTGKDEYLEIAERGTEYLRKHMRVVDSEEDVVFWYHGISVDGDSERKLFTSEFSDDYDAIPMYEQIYALAGPIQTYRVTGDVRIKNDADATIRLFDKFFFDPEQGGYYSHIDPILFSADHESLGENAERKNWNSVGDHAPAYLINLYLATGDQKYADFLEYTFDTIADKFPDYENSPFVQERFFRDWSHDAAHSWQQNRAVVGHNLKIAWNLMRMNSLKAKPEYERLAKKIGEIMPAVGSDVQRGGWYDVVERIKEGDQEAYRFAWHDRKAWWQQEQAILAYLILNGTVGGDANLREARQAQAFYNTFFLDHDEGAVYFNVLASGTPYLLGTERLKGSHSMSMYHSAELCYLSAVYNNLLINGREMDFHFQPDPTNLPDRILRVSPDLLPAGSVKIASVEIDEKPYTDFDADALTVRLPDVQSRVKVKVRLRPVAKK from the coding sequence ATGGCTGACGCCGTGACCTTCTCCTTCTCCGACACGATCGCGGGATACGTCACCCGCTTCGACTCCGGGGCCCGGCTGCTGAGGCTGAAGACCTCCGACGGGCGCGAGTTCGACGTCTCCCTCGCCGGTGACCCCAGTGCCGAGCTGGTCCGCAACCTGGACGAGCCCTACATCGACGCCTCCGGGCACATCGACGAGATGCTCTCGCCCGGCCGGTTCCTCTTCGTCTACGGGGTCCACTACCCGGAGCGCGGCGGGAGCTTCGACGCCAAGCGCCTGGTCTTCCTGGGCCGCGGGTCCGAGGACTACCGCTTCGAGGAGCCCAGCTGGTGGATCAAGCAGATCGAATCCCTGGCCGACTTCTACAAGCGGGCGCAGTTCGGCGACGGGCCGGTGGACTTCACCGAGTACCGCACCGAGATCCGGCTCGGCGGTGACAAGACCGCCAGCCACGTCCAGGAGACCGACACGATCTCCCGCCTCGTCTACGGCATGGCCTCGGCCTACCTGCTGACCGGCAAGGACGAGTACCTGGAGATCGCCGAGCGCGGCACCGAGTACCTGCGCAAACACATGCGGGTCGTGGACAGCGAGGAGGACGTGGTCTTCTGGTACCACGGCATCAGCGTCGACGGGGACAGCGAGCGCAAGCTCTTCACCTCGGAGTTCTCCGACGACTACGACGCGATCCCGATGTACGAGCAGATCTACGCGCTGGCCGGCCCCATCCAGACGTACCGGGTCACCGGTGACGTCCGGATCAAGAACGACGCGGACGCCACCATCAGGCTGTTCGACAAGTTCTTCTTCGACCCGGAGCAGGGCGGCTACTACTCGCACATCGACCCGATCCTCTTCAGCGCCGACCACGAGTCCCTCGGCGAGAACGCCGAGCGCAAGAACTGGAACTCGGTCGGCGACCACGCGCCCGCCTACCTGATCAACCTGTACCTGGCGACCGGCGACCAGAAGTACGCCGACTTCCTCGAGTACACCTTCGACACCATCGCGGACAAGTTCCCGGACTACGAGAACAGCCCCTTCGTCCAGGAGCGCTTCTTCCGCGACTGGTCGCACGACGCCGCCCACAGCTGGCAGCAGAACCGCGCGGTGGTCGGCCACAACCTGAAGATCGCCTGGAACCTGATGCGGATGAACTCGCTGAAGGCCAAGCCGGAGTACGAGCGGCTCGCCAAGAAGATCGGCGAGATCATGCCGGCGGTCGGCAGCGACGTGCAGCGCGGCGGCTGGTACGACGTCGTCGAGCGGATCAAGGAGGGCGACCAGGAGGCGTACCGGTTCGCCTGGCACGACCGCAAGGCCTGGTGGCAGCAGGAGCAGGCGATCCTCGCCTACCTCATCCTGAACGGCACGGTCGGCGGCGACGCGAACCTGCGCGAGGCCCGGCAGGCCCAGGCCTTCTACAACACCTTCTTCCTCGACCACGACGAGGGAGCCGTCTACTTCAACGTGCTCGCCAGCGGTACGCCGTACCTGCTCGGCACCGAGCGGCTCAAGGGCAGCCACTCGATGTCCATGTACCACTCGGCGGAGCTCTGCTACCTCTCCGCCGTCTACAACAACCTGCTCATCAACGGCCGGGAGATGGACTTCCACTTCCAGCCCGACCCGACGAACCTGCCCGACCGCATCCTGCGCGTCTCGCCCGACCTGCTTCCCGCCGGTTCGGTGAAGATCGCGTCCGTGGAGATCGACGAGAAGCCGTACACCGACTTCGACGCCGATGCCCTCACGGTCCGGCTGCCCGACGTGCAGAGCCGCGTGAAGGTCAAGGTCCGGCTGCGTCCGGTCGCCAAGAAGTAG
- a CDS encoding aldehyde dehydrogenase family protein, whose protein sequence is MTKRELSGQPLANPGKLFIGGAWVPAQDGRTEPDISPVDGQEIVPVAQAAAADADAAVAAARRAYEEGPWSRLSAQERALRLNRVGELIERDLEEIALLETVDMGKPFAFSSTVDAPMAAQLMHYYAGAVTRVDGSSRAPAGGQLAYTLREPLGVVCAITPFNFPLLLSMTKIAPALAAGNTVVHKPSPATPLTALKIAELFQEAEIPDGVLNVITGPGVELGETLTGHPDIDKIAFTGSTSVGQTIIRKAAGTLKKVTMELGGKSANIVFADADLDAAEELAFFGIYYNKGEICTAGSRLLLQRPIHDEMVERLVRRAADLKPGDPRDPATLFGPLAHRGQFDKVSSYIEVGEKEGAVLRTGGSGWTPEGASNDLSAGLYFLPTVFTGVDNGMRIAQEEIFGPVLSIIPFDTEEDAVRIANDSAYGLAAGVHTKDLRRAHRVASQIKAGTVWVNCYNQYDPAVPYGGYKASGYGRECGPESLESYTQTKSVWIGMD, encoded by the coding sequence ATGACCAAGCGTGAGCTGAGCGGCCAGCCCCTCGCCAACCCCGGGAAACTGTTCATCGGCGGCGCCTGGGTCCCGGCCCAGGACGGCCGTACCGAACCGGACATCAGCCCCGTGGACGGGCAGGAGATCGTACCGGTGGCCCAGGCCGCCGCCGCCGACGCGGACGCGGCCGTCGCCGCCGCCCGCAGGGCGTACGAGGAAGGCCCCTGGAGCAGACTGTCCGCCCAGGAGCGCGCGCTGCGGCTGAACCGGGTCGGTGAGCTCATCGAGCGCGACCTGGAGGAGATCGCCCTGCTGGAGACCGTGGACATGGGCAAGCCGTTCGCGTTCTCCAGCACGGTCGACGCCCCCATGGCCGCCCAGCTCATGCACTACTACGCCGGGGCCGTGACCCGCGTCGACGGCTCCTCGCGCGCCCCGGCCGGCGGCCAGCTCGCCTACACCCTGCGCGAACCGCTGGGCGTGGTCTGCGCCATCACCCCGTTCAACTTCCCGCTGCTGCTGTCGATGACGAAGATCGCACCGGCGCTCGCGGCGGGCAACACGGTGGTCCACAAGCCATCCCCGGCCACCCCGCTGACCGCCCTGAAGATCGCCGAGCTCTTCCAGGAGGCGGAGATCCCCGACGGGGTGCTGAACGTCATCACCGGTCCGGGCGTGGAACTGGGGGAGACCCTCACCGGCCACCCCGACATCGACAAGATCGCCTTCACCGGTTCCACCTCGGTCGGCCAGACCATCATCCGCAAAGCGGCCGGCACCCTGAAGAAGGTGACGATGGAGCTCGGCGGCAAATCCGCCAACATCGTCTTCGCCGACGCCGACCTCGACGCCGCCGAGGAACTCGCCTTCTTCGGCATCTACTACAACAAGGGCGAGATCTGCACCGCCGGCTCCCGGCTCCTGCTCCAGCGCCCCATCCACGACGAGATGGTCGAACGCCTGGTCCGCCGGGCCGCCGACCTGAAGCCCGGCGACCCGCGCGACCCGGCCACCCTCTTCGGACCGCTGGCCCACCGCGGACAGTTCGACAAGGTCAGCTCGTACATCGAGGTCGGCGAGAAGGAAGGCGCGGTCCTGCGCACCGGCGGCAGCGGCTGGACCCCCGAGGGCGCCTCCAACGACCTCTCGGCTGGCTTGTACTTCCTGCCGACCGTCTTCACCGGCGTCGACAACGGCATGCGGATCGCCCAGGAGGAGATCTTCGGCCCGGTCCTGTCGATCATCCCCTTCGACACCGAGGAGGACGCCGTGCGCATCGCCAACGACAGCGCGTACGGCCTCGCCGCCGGCGTCCACACCAAGGACCTGCGGCGTGCCCACCGGGTCGCCTCGCAGATCAAGGCCGGCACGGTCTGGGTCAATTGCTACAACCAGTACGACCCCGCCGTGCCCTACGGCGGCTACAAGGCCTCCGGTTACGGCCGCGAGTGCGGCCCCGAGTCGCTGGAGAGCTACACCCAGACCAAGTCGGTCTGGATCGGCATGGACTGA
- a CDS encoding STAS domain-containing protein translates to MPLSVSLSIEGDTTVIELTGELDAKTAPDFHRTIEKAAGHGTQTVEIRMAGVGYMASAGLRSLVFAQQKVANDVTIKVVGAIEPVSRTIRTAGLDRSIVLADE, encoded by the coding sequence ATGCCGCTTTCCGTGTCCCTGAGCATCGAGGGCGACACCACCGTGATCGAACTGACGGGCGAGCTGGACGCCAAGACCGCGCCGGACTTCCACCGGACCATAGAGAAGGCCGCCGGCCACGGCACCCAGACCGTCGAGATCAGGATGGCCGGCGTCGGCTACATGGCCAGCGCCGGACTGCGCTCCTTGGTCTTCGCCCAGCAGAAGGTCGCGAACGACGTCACCATCAAGGTGGTCGGTGCCATCGAGCCCGTGTCCCGGACCATCCGGACGGCCGGGCTCGACCGGAGCATCGTTCTCGCCGATGAGTGA
- a CDS encoding ATP-binding protein produces MVELARKSCVLEVPATVGALGEIASFVLRLAGAAGLDKGAAYRLRLAVDELATNVVMHGYRGGGGRITVRGRSGPDGVQIVIEDTAPPFDPVEGRLPPAPGVPPEDRRIGGLGIHLALTSVDEFGYAHRDGRNISTLTVKAEGTDRCPPRP; encoded by the coding sequence ATGGTCGAACTGGCGAGGAAGTCCTGCGTCTTGGAAGTGCCCGCAACGGTGGGGGCACTGGGCGAAATCGCCTCGTTCGTACTGCGGCTGGCCGGAGCGGCGGGCCTCGACAAGGGCGCCGCCTACCGGCTCCGGCTGGCCGTGGACGAACTGGCCACGAACGTCGTGATGCACGGGTACCGGGGCGGTGGCGGACGGATCACCGTCCGCGGCCGCTCCGGCCCGGACGGGGTGCAGATCGTCATCGAGGACACCGCACCCCCCTTCGACCCCGTCGAAGGCCGCTTGCCGCCCGCCCCCGGGGTCCCCCCGGAGGATCGGCGGATCGGCGGCCTCGGCATCCACCTGGCGCTGACCAGCGTGGACGAGTTCGGCTACGCGCACAGGGACGGCCGCAACATCAGCACCCTGACTGTGAAGGCTGAGGGGACGGACCGATGCCCTCCACGACCGTGA
- a CDS encoding MinD/ParA family protein: MTRTIVVHSHRGGTGKSSVLANLALLLAAEGRRVGVVDTDIQSPTLDLLFRLGPGASLTDYLLGRCEIETTAQQAGAPGLYVVPARTGTAALREIMAGGYDVGLLPEGFDRLAAHYALDVLLLDTHAGLNNESVTAMASADVLMIMARADRIDLSGVEETIALAGRLTCRRNLVLSMAPEGIDRDAARRRSEAVYGAPLAGILPYSPEMAALYGERIFAEAHPDHPLVGEFRTIISALDARDEVSRA, from the coding sequence ATGACCCGCACCATCGTCGTGCACTCGCACCGCGGTGGGACGGGCAAGTCCTCGGTACTGGCGAACCTCGCGCTGCTCCTGGCCGCCGAGGGGCGCCGGGTGGGGGTGGTCGACACCGATATCCAGTCACCCACCCTGGACCTGCTGTTCCGTCTGGGGCCCGGTGCCTCCCTGACCGACTACCTGCTCGGCCGCTGCGAGATCGAGACCACCGCCCAGCAGGCGGGCGCGCCCGGGCTGTACGTCGTACCGGCCCGGACCGGGACGGCCGCCCTGCGCGAGATCATGGCCGGGGGCTACGACGTGGGGTTGCTGCCGGAGGGCTTCGACCGGCTGGCCGCGCACTACGCCCTCGACGTGCTGCTGCTCGACACCCACGCCGGGCTCAACAACGAGTCGGTGACCGCCATGGCGAGCGCCGACGTACTGATGATCATGGCGCGGGCCGACCGGATCGACCTCTCCGGCGTCGAGGAGACCATCGCCCTCGCCGGGCGACTGACCTGTCGGCGGAACCTGGTCCTGAGCATGGCCCCCGAGGGCATCGACCGGGACGCGGCCCGCCGCCGCTCCGAGGCCGTCTACGGGGCGCCACTGGCCGGAATCCTTCCCTACTCGCCGGAAATGGCGGCTCTGTACGGGGAACGCATATTTGCCGAAGCCCACCCCGACCACCCCCTGGTCGGTGAATTCCGCACCATCATCTCGGCGTTGGACGCACGTGACGAAGTATCGCGGGCCTGA
- the glgX gene encoding glycogen debranching protein GlgX, producing the protein MTETRSEQVLRVDAYPTHEVGGYRVRAGKPFPFGANVVPGGVSFSVFSDQATSMTLVIFKRGEPEPMAELEFPEEFRTGSVFAMTVFGLDHENIEYGYRADGPYDPVTGHRFDARQVLSDPYARLIAGRDVWGVEPDRSRGYQYRSRVCLQDFDWGDDTPLGIPAEDLVVYETHVRGFTRHPSSQVTAPGTFAGLREKIPYLKELGINCIELLPVFEFDESDNPRTNPETGEQLFDYWGYNTVSFFAPKAGYAATGRYGMQGDEFRTLIKDLHAAGIEVILDVVFNHTAEGNEQGPTISFKGLDNATYYMLTPEGYYFNFSGTGNTVNCNHPVVRNYVLDCLRHWVADYHIDGFRFDLAAILGRALDGTPLPNPPLLELLAYDPVLRHTKLIAEAWDAGGLYEVGNFPAYGRWAEWNGKYRDTVRSFLKGDPGVTGELATRIAGSPDLYATRGTAASVNFLTAHDGFTLADLVSYNDKHNEANGENNGDGANDNNSWNCGAEGPTDDPEINALRTRQMKNALAILFTSQGIPMLLAGDEVARTQQGNNNTYCQDNELSWFDWDQVDDNAELLRFTREMIEFRKHHRELRSTAHPTGQVREHLGLPDISWHGERAWQPDWSAESRLLAVARCGTGDDDVVYVAMNAHWESHDLELPALPGGRSWHLFADTGAEAPYDIRTPGAEQELDNAGKYLIGPRSVVILVGRTHVSDDLDTP; encoded by the coding sequence ATGACCGAGACCCGGTCCGAGCAGGTGCTGCGCGTCGACGCGTACCCGACCCACGAGGTGGGCGGGTACCGCGTCCGCGCCGGCAAACCGTTCCCCTTCGGGGCCAACGTGGTCCCCGGCGGGGTCAGCTTCTCCGTCTTCTCCGACCAGGCCACCTCCATGACCCTGGTCATCTTCAAGCGCGGAGAACCCGAGCCGATGGCCGAACTGGAGTTCCCCGAGGAATTCCGTACCGGCAGCGTCTTCGCCATGACCGTCTTCGGCCTCGACCACGAGAACATCGAATACGGGTACCGGGCCGACGGCCCCTACGACCCGGTCACCGGCCACCGCTTCGACGCCCGACAGGTGCTCTCCGACCCCTACGCCCGGCTGATCGCCGGCCGCGACGTGTGGGGCGTGGAGCCGGACCGCAGCCGCGGCTACCAGTACCGCTCCCGCGTCTGCCTCCAAGACTTCGACTGGGGCGACGACACCCCGCTGGGCATCCCCGCCGAGGACCTCGTCGTGTACGAGACCCACGTGCGCGGCTTCACCCGGCACCCCTCCTCGCAGGTCACCGCACCCGGCACCTTCGCGGGACTGCGCGAGAAGATTCCGTACCTGAAGGAACTCGGGATCAACTGCATCGAGCTGCTCCCGGTGTTCGAGTTCGACGAGAGCGACAACCCGCGCACCAACCCGGAGACCGGCGAGCAGCTCTTCGACTACTGGGGCTACAACACCGTCTCGTTCTTCGCGCCCAAGGCCGGCTACGCGGCCACCGGACGCTACGGCATGCAGGGCGACGAGTTCCGCACCCTGATCAAGGACCTGCACGCGGCCGGCATCGAGGTCATCCTCGACGTCGTCTTCAACCACACCGCCGAGGGCAACGAGCAGGGCCCGACGATTTCCTTCAAGGGGCTCGACAACGCCACGTACTACATGCTCACGCCCGAGGGGTACTACTTCAACTTCAGCGGGACCGGCAACACCGTCAACTGCAACCACCCCGTCGTGCGCAACTACGTGCTCGACTGCCTGCGCCACTGGGTCGCCGACTACCACATCGACGGCTTCCGCTTCGACCTGGCGGCCATCCTCGGCCGGGCCCTGGACGGCACCCCGCTGCCCAACCCGCCGCTGCTGGAACTGCTCGCCTACGACCCGGTCCTGCGGCACACCAAGCTCATCGCCGAAGCCTGGGACGCCGGCGGCCTCTACGAGGTCGGCAACTTCCCGGCCTACGGCCGCTGGGCCGAGTGGAACGGCAAGTACCGCGACACCGTGCGCAGCTTCCTCAAGGGCGACCCCGGCGTCACCGGCGAACTGGCCACCAGGATCGCCGGCTCGCCCGACCTGTACGCCACCCGCGGCACCGCGGCCTCGGTCAACTTCCTGACCGCGCACGACGGTTTCACCCTCGCCGACCTGGTCTCCTACAACGACAAGCACAACGAGGCCAACGGCGAGAACAACGGCGACGGCGCCAACGACAACAACAGCTGGAACTGCGGCGCCGAGGGACCCACCGACGACCCGGAGATCAACGCGCTGCGCACCCGGCAGATGAAGAACGCCCTCGCGATCCTCTTCACCAGCCAGGGCATCCCGATGCTGCTGGCCGGGGACGAGGTCGCCCGCACCCAGCAGGGCAACAACAACACCTACTGCCAGGACAACGAGCTCTCCTGGTTCGACTGGGACCAGGTCGACGACAACGCCGAACTGCTCCGGTTCACCCGGGAGATGATCGAGTTCCGCAAGCACCACCGCGAACTGCGCTCCACCGCCCACCCCACCGGCCAGGTCCGCGAGCACCTGGGCCTGCCGGACATCAGCTGGCACGGGGAGCGGGCCTGGCAGCCGGACTGGTCGGCCGAGAGCCGGCTGCTGGCGGTGGCCCGCTGCGGCACCGGCGACGACGACGTGGTGTACGTGGCCATGAACGCGCACTGGGAGTCGCACGACCTGGAACTGCCCGCCCTGCCGGGAGGCCGGAGCTGGCACCTGTTCGCCGACACCGGGGCCGAAGCACCGTACGACATCCGCACCCCCGGAGCCGAGCAGGAGCTGGACAACGCCGGGAAGTACCTGATCGGCCCGCGCTCGGTCGTGATCCTGGTGGGCCGCACTCACGTTTCCGACGACCTCGACACGCCCTGA
- a CDS encoding PP2C family protein-serine/threonine phosphatase, producing the protein MPSTTVIILDAYPPPPPELLDALRTMDAALVTRSLTELREGALELLPVADVLLAPAESDGEAVRMAVRRLRRWAGAPIVVVWTVTEFAALEEHVRIGHDYLVPPFLPALVGARLHSCSERAGLGRTLREADARAELMGYEKELEIGREIQAGFLPESMPVPDGWEIDVRFRPARQVAGDFYDVFEISRGRRLAFVVADVCDKGVGAALFMALIRSLLRHTAQNSGLQHLVAGRAGGSRRIPVVGATPLLNAVTATNGYLTRNHLRQGYFATLFFGVLDPLTGSLVYINGGHNPPLLLPADGSPPVALHITGPAVGIQPDCVYTLGYAQLDPGDTLFAFTDGVPEARCPNGSFLGDDRMLELLAGPPVSGKDVVDRMDLAVREHTGTAEQHDDVTMLALHRPRAARGPRADGAGTRVVA; encoded by the coding sequence ATGCCCTCCACGACCGTGATCATCCTCGACGCGTACCCGCCACCGCCGCCCGAGCTGCTCGACGCCCTGCGGACGATGGACGCGGCACTCGTCACCCGCTCCCTGACGGAGCTGCGCGAAGGCGCGCTGGAACTGCTGCCCGTCGCGGACGTGCTGCTCGCCCCCGCGGAGTCCGACGGGGAGGCGGTACGGATGGCCGTACGCCGGCTGCGCCGCTGGGCCGGGGCCCCCATCGTGGTCGTCTGGACCGTGACGGAGTTCGCCGCCCTGGAGGAGCACGTCCGGATCGGGCACGACTACCTCGTACCGCCCTTCCTGCCCGCCCTCGTCGGGGCCCGGCTGCACAGCTGCTCGGAGCGCGCCGGACTCGGCCGCACCCTGCGGGAGGCCGACGCCCGCGCCGAACTCATGGGCTACGAGAAGGAACTGGAGATCGGCCGGGAGATCCAGGCGGGCTTCCTGCCCGAATCGATGCCCGTCCCCGACGGCTGGGAGATCGACGTGCGGTTCCGTCCCGCCCGACAGGTCGCCGGAGACTTCTACGACGTCTTCGAGATCTCCCGCGGCCGCCGGCTCGCCTTCGTCGTCGCCGACGTCTGCGACAAGGGGGTCGGAGCCGCGCTGTTCATGGCGCTCATCCGCTCCCTGCTGCGGCACACCGCGCAGAACAGCGGCCTACAGCACCTGGTCGCCGGACGCGCCGGCGGCAGCCGGCGGATCCCGGTCGTCGGCGCCACCCCACTGCTCAACGCGGTCACCGCCACCAACGGCTACCTCACCCGCAACCACCTGCGGCAGGGCTACTTCGCCACCCTCTTCTTCGGGGTGCTCGACCCGCTCACCGGCAGCCTCGTCTACATCAACGGCGGCCACAACCCGCCCCTGCTGCTGCCCGCCGACGGCAGCCCGCCGGTCGCCCTCCACATCACCGGGCCGGCCGTCGGGATCCAGCCAGACTGCGTCTACACCCTCGGCTACGCCCAGCTCGACCCGGGCGACACCCTGTTCGCCTTCACCGACGGGGTCCCCGAGGCCCGCTGCCCGAACGGCAGCTTCCTCGGCGACGACCGGATGCTGGAACTGCTCGCCGGGCCGCCGGTCAGCGGCAAGGACGTGGTCGACCGGATGGACCTGGCGGTGCGCGAGCACACCGGCACCGCCGAACAGCACGACGACGTCACCATGCTGGCCCTGCACCGGCCACGCGCGGCGCGGGGGCCGCGCGCGGACGGCGCCGGCACCCGGGTGGTGGCCTAG
- a CDS encoding type 1 glutamine amidotransferase domain-containing protein: MKILVVMTAKATLHLLDGEQHPSGFWAEEFVVPFSLFKAAGHDVDVATIGGRAPTVDQTSIDPQFLQWVRPQGSPDEDAANAAEYVRAIENTPQLRAPIALETLTEKDITDYDGVYVSGGHGAIGDLPKSDELAQILRWVIAQDKPLATVCHGHTALLALRDGEGRWPFEGYRMTAFSHSEELVTNMAGRLPLILEVELTRLGARYEKAEAIWDSHVVVDRKLTTGQNPYSSKALAETFLTQLAEG, translated from the coding sequence ATGAAGATTCTCGTCGTCATGACGGCCAAAGCCACACTGCATCTGCTCGACGGTGAACAGCACCCCTCGGGATTCTGGGCCGAGGAATTCGTCGTGCCCTTCTCCCTCTTCAAAGCGGCCGGCCACGACGTGGACGTGGCGACGATCGGAGGCAGGGCGCCGACGGTCGACCAGACGAGCATCGACCCCCAGTTCCTCCAGTGGGTCCGCCCCCAGGGCTCGCCGGACGAGGACGCGGCCAACGCCGCCGAATACGTCCGGGCCATCGAGAACACTCCCCAGCTGAGAGCCCCCATCGCACTGGAGACCCTCACCGAGAAGGACATCACGGACTACGACGGCGTGTACGTCAGCGGCGGCCACGGCGCCATCGGTGACCTCCCCAAGTCCGACGAGCTCGCCCAGATCCTGCGCTGGGTCATCGCGCAGGACAAGCCGCTCGCCACCGTGTGCCACGGCCACACCGCACTGCTCGCCCTGCGCGACGGCGAAGGCCGCTGGCCCTTCGAGGGCTACCGGATGACCGCCTTCTCGCACAGCGAGGAACTGGTCACCAACATGGCCGGCCGGCTCCCGCTGATCCTGGAGGTCGAACTCACCCGGCTCGGCGCCCGCTACGAGAAGGCCGAAGCCATCTGGGACTCGCACGTGGTCGTCGACCGCAAGCTGACGACCGGCCAGAACCCCTACTCCTCCAAGGCCCTCGCCGAGACCTTCTTGACGCAGCTCGCCGAGGGCTAG
- a CDS encoding VOC family protein, whose product MAAGLRWSHVGLNCTDQKTTEEFYTRYFGFARARVVDLGEAQIVFLRKGDAYLELFAAGAAEPARPAHDDGPQAPGRMRHLAFQTDSVDAFLAELGDAAEVTLGPLDFDDFICGWRTVWVRDPDGVIVEVSQGYEDDGSHDKDGA is encoded by the coding sequence ATGGCCGCCGGGCTGCGGTGGTCCCACGTGGGCCTGAACTGCACCGACCAGAAGACCACCGAGGAGTTCTACACCCGGTACTTCGGCTTCGCCCGGGCCCGGGTCGTCGACCTCGGGGAGGCGCAGATCGTGTTCCTGCGCAAGGGGGACGCGTACCTGGAGCTCTTCGCGGCCGGCGCCGCCGAACCGGCCCGCCCGGCACACGACGACGGGCCGCAGGCCCCCGGCCGGATGCGCCACCTGGCGTTCCAGACCGACAGCGTGGACGCGTTCCTGGCAGAGCTGGGCGACGCGGCGGAAGTGACCCTGGGACCACTGGACTTCGACGACTTCATCTGCGGCTGGCGGACCGTGTGGGTCCGCGATCCCGACGGGGTCATCGTCGAGGTCAGCCAGGGGTACGAGGACGACGGCTCTCACGACAAGGACGGTGCGTGA